The Mucilaginibacter gracilis genomic interval CTTTTTAAGCTCATTAACATTAATTTTTTAGTTAAAATTGGTCCGCCTATAACCAACTTTTTCCTTAATATTCACCTGCCCATTAAAGGCCTGATACGCGCCACCATTTTTAAACAGTTTTGCGGCGGCGAAACCATTGCCGAGTGTAACGGTACCATTAGTAACCTTGCCCAGGGCGGCGTAGGCACCATTTTAGATTACTCGGTTGAGGGGGAAGACGAGGAGGCCGTTTTTGACGAAACCTGCCAGGAAATTATTAGCACCATAAACCGCGCCAATGGCGATAAAAGCATCCCATTAACCGTTTTTAAGGTAACCGGCGTGGGCCGCTTTGCCCTGTTAGAAAAGCTGGACGCTAAACTACCCCTAAGCCCTGCCGAGCAGGATGAATGGAAAAAGGTTGAACAAAGGGTAACCCTGATATGTAAAAAAGCTTTTGATTTAGGCATCCCTGTAATGATTGACGCCGAAGAAAGCTGGATACAAAACACCATTGATGACCTTGCCCTGGCTATGATGGGGGTTTTTAACCTTAAAAAGCCTATTGTTTACAATACCTACCAAATGTACCGGCACGATAAGCTGGTTTCGCTTACCGACGACCACCATACTGCCGTTGGTTTGGGCTTTATTTTGGGAGCCAAGCTGGTACGCGGTGCTTACATGGAAAAAGAGCGTAAACGCGCTGCCGAAATGGGTTACCCATCGCCCATACAACGCACCAAACAAGCTACCGACGATGATTACAATGCCGCACTGCATTATTGCGTTGCCAATATTGCCGGGATTGCCATTGTGGCTGGCACCCACAACGAGGATAGCTGCCGCCTGCTTGCCGATTTGCTGGACGAGTATAAAGTAAACCACAACCACCCTCACATTTATTTTTCGCAATTACTGGGCATGAGCGATAACCTGAGCTTTAACCTGGCCAATACGCAATACAATGTAGCCAAATATGTGCCTTACGGCCCGGTGAAAGCCGTGCTACCCTACCTGTTTAGGCGCGCGCAAGAAAACACGGCCATAGCGGGCCAAATGAGCCGCGAACTAAGCCTGATAACCAAAGAAAAGCAACGGCGCAATAATTAAGCAGTTGTAATATTTCATTTATTAATGAGCGGGAGAAGTATATTTTGTTTAAGGTAGCATTTGAAATATACTTTACGTTCAAATTTCCTTCACATCGGCGGGTAGTATCCAGCCGTCGTTACCGTTCAGTAGCTTAACGCGCAGCCAGCCGTTGGTGTTTTCAAGCACATCAACTTTGGTTCCTTCGTGTATAACAAAAAGGGTTTTGGCGGCTTTTTCGGGTTCGCTTTTTACCGTTACCGAATTACTGAAAACTATAGCCTGCTGGTGCGATGTAAAGTAGTGTACCTGGTTGGCGGCCATTAAAATGCTGAGCAATCCTAAAAAAAGCAACGCCATCGAGGTATAAAAAGTGCCGCGTTTTAAGCTAACCGTTGCCGCAAAAAGGTAAACTATTAACACACCAAAACCGGCTATAAAAAACAAAACGCTCAACCAGCCCAGTGTTGTTACCGAACAGCACAATACAAAGGCCTGCCACCATTTGGTTAAAAATAAATCGGGAGCGGCGTCAATTTTGTCGGTAGTTTTTAGGGTGGTTAGTTGTATGTTAAAGTTAATGTCATCGTCGCCGGGGTTTAGTTTGTGGGCCTTTTCGTAATATAACAGGGCCGATGGTATGTCGCCAAGTTTATAATACGCATTGCCCAGGTTAAAATATACCGCGGCCGATTGGTAGCCATTGCTTAAAATGCTTTGATACGTTTGTACGGCATCTTTATATTTTGCCTTACTGTATTGGTTGTTAGCCTTGGCAAAAAGTGCATCTGTTTCGCTGTTAGCCAAACTAATTAATGGCAAAGCCAGCAACAATAAAAGGTATGTTATGCGCTTCATCATTTTATACATGGGTTTCAATATCGTTAATGGTGCTTTTTGCACCGTTAAATACATCTTGCTGTGATACGCCCGATACCGGGGCAAAGCGGGCCATTTCGCAAAGGTTAAGCGTGTTAAGTAGCTTTTGTATAAGGGCATCATCAACCGAGCGGTTTTTTAATTCGGCGGCTATGTTTTCCTGGTTTAAATCGGCAGCGGGTATGTTAAGCTTATCGCTGAGGTAACCGTATAAACCGCGCGATACGGCTTCGTAAAAGGCTTTAGTGTTACCGGCCTGTAGCTCGTGCTGGGCATTGGCCATGTGTTTGGCTGCCAGTTTTGCGGCGCGGCGGTTTTTAACTTTTACCACATCGCTGTTTTGCTGTTCGTTATATCTGCGGTAAGCAAAGGCACCTGCAAAAGCTAAGGGGCCCAATAGCAACAGCAAATAATAGCCTGCTGAACCAAAAAACATTTCGCCATTTTTATAAACATCAGGGCCGGAGGTTTTAATGTAGCGGATATCCTTACTCAGCATTTTAATATCGCGCTGGTCTGCCGGGGAAAGGCTGGTTACGTTGCCGCCAGCATCAACACCTTTGTTAACCTTAATTGCAAAGGCAGGGGTAGCCAGGCTAACGTACCGCCCGGTTGCCGGGTTAAAATAGCTAAACGGAACAGGCTCTATAGTGTAATTACCCTGGTGCCGCGGGATGAGCAAATAGGTTAAAAGCCTGCTGCCCGATACACCGCGTTCGGTTTCGGTAATGGTATCGGTAATTTTAGGATCGTACTTTTCAAAATCGGCGGGTGGGTTAATGTTTGCGTCTTTAAGCAACTTAATATTGCCCGAACCTGTAATTTTTAGCTGATAATTGAGGGCCTCGTTGGCCTTTAGTTCTTTTTTATCTACGCTGGCAGCAACCTTAAAAACACCTACTGCGCCTGTAAAACCTGCCGGTTTACCGGCCTCGGGCAATGGCTTTACGTGGATGGTTACCGGCGGACTGGAGGCCTTTACCTTAACATCTTCGTAGCGGCCACCAAACATTTGCTCCATAATATCGCGAGCGGGCATGGCCTTGCGCGCAACAAACGACATGGTTAATGGGTCGATAATGAGGTTACCATCGCGCTGCGGGAACAGGATGGTTTGTTTAATATCGGCGGCATTATAACGCTGGCCCTGGTACATTTCGGTTTTCCAGGGTGTATTTTGCTGGGCCGCTTTAATATCCTGGCTCCAAAAGCCATTCAAATCGGGAGCTTTGTCGAAACTATTACCCACCAAACCAACACGGGTATAAAGGCGGTAGGTAACGGTTATCTGCTCGCCCAGGTAAACGTTTTTTTTATCAACCACGGCCCGTATAAATACGTTTTTAGCCATATCGCCCGAAGCAGCTGCCCCAATGCTGTTATCCGGCCCGGCTTGCTGGCCCTGGCCGCCCTGTTGTTGTTGCTGCTGTGGCGAACCCTTAATTACCTTAACGGTGATGGGCCGCGTGCTTAACGTTTTTCCGTTTGATACAACCGTTGCCGAACCAATGGTATAGGTGCCCTCTTTACTGGCTACCAAATCATACCCAATGGAAACGCTTTGCGACATGCTACCGTTAACAGACTCCATGCTGGTAGATTCGTTGGGGCCGCCTACTACTTGCAAACCGCCAAAACTTGGCTGAGTATAACTACCTCCCGAAGCGTTTAAGGTGAACTGCACCTCAAATACTTCGCCGGTGGCTACCTGGCTTTTACTTACCGATGCCGTAAAGCTTTGGCCCCATACGCTGCCCGTGCAGCATAACAAGAGTATGAATATGTATTTTTTAATGTTCATTTAAAGCCTGGTTAAATTTCATCCACCACTATTTTATAAATTATAAAAGCATCAATGCTGCTACCGCATACGCCTTTTTACCAATCCTTAGTGATGTTTCCCTTTACGCCTTTTAATTTTTTATTTTTTAGTTTATCCTGTGTTTGTTTTTCCTGGTTGTTGAGGGCTTCTAACATGCGCTCGGCGTCCTCTTTATTCATTTTGGGCTGGCCGCTTTGCTGGTCCTTTTTATCCTGATCTTTTTTGTCCTGATCTTTTTTGTCCTGGTCCTGTTTGTTTTTATCCTGGTCTTTCTTGTCCTGGTCCTTGTTGTCCTTATTATCTTTATTCTGATCCTGCTTGTTCTTATCCTGGTTTTTGTTGTCTTTATTATCCTTGTTGTCTTTGTTCTTTTTATCCTGGTCTTTTTGCTTTTGCAGCATTTTTTGGGCGTAGGCCAGGTTATAGCGGGTTTGGTCGTCTTTAGGGTTATTAATTAATGCTTTTTTATAGGCATCAATACTTTCTTCCAGTTTTTTTGATTGCAGCAGCGAGTTGCCTAAGTTATAGTAAGCCTGGGCAGCAACGTTTTTATTATTTGCCGATTGTGCAATTTTGGTAAACTGCGCCTGGGCCCCGGTAAAGTTTTTTTGTTTATACTGAGCATCGCCAAGGTTAAAGTTAGCTTCAATGCTTTGGTCTTTTTTGGCAACGCCGTTTTTATAGGCTTCTTCGGCCTCCTTGTATTTTTGTTCCTGGTAAAGCTGGTTCCCTTTACGGATGTCGGCCTTTTCCTTTTGCGCAAATAGGGCAAAAGCAGGCAGCATCAGTAAGATTACCAATAATAGCTTTTTCATACTTTCACTTCCTCCTTAACCTCAAATAATTTCAGTTTGCTTAATGTTACGCTTTTTCTGTTGGATATAAAAAACTCTATCACCAGCAGTATAAAGGCCAGCGCAAGCAATATCTGGAAACGATCTTCAAAATCCCGGAAGGATTTACTGTCGTAAGCCTTGCGCTCCATTTTATTAATCTGATCCATAATAATACTAAGGCCGCTGCTGGCGTTTGTGGCGCGCACGTATGCGCCGTTGCCTGCGGCGGCAATTTCTTTACCCATATTTTCGTCAAGCTTGCTTACTACCACTTTGCCGGCACTATCGGTATGGAAACCGGCTTGCTTGCCATCCTTAATAATGGGAATAGGCGCACCCTCTGCCGAACCAACACCTACTACGTGAATGGTAACGTCCTTATCGCGGGCACGGTTAGCTGCCGATACGGCATCGTCCTCATGGTTTTCGCCATCGGTAATTACTATCATTGCCTTGCCCATGCCGTTTTTAAAATCAAAACTTTGCATGCCCATATCAATGGCGGCACCAATGGCCGTGCCTTGTGTGGGCACCATGTTGGTGTTAATGGTGTTTAAAAAAAGCTTGGCGGCGCTATAATCGGTAGTGATGGGTAGTTGTACGTAGGCCTGGCCCGCAAAAACAATGATGCCTATCCTATCATCGTGCAGGTTATCAATTAATTGCGAAATGGCTTGCTTGGCATTTTCTAAACGGTTGGGCGATAAATCTTGCGAAAGCATACTGTTTGATACATCAAGCAGTATCATAATATCGGCACCTTTGCGCTTAACTTCCTCCATTTTCGAACCTATCTGCGGGTCGGCAGCACCAATAAGCAGCAGACCGTAGGCGATGATGAACAACGTAAATTTAAGCCAGGGTTTTGATATCGATACCTGGGGCATCATTAATTTAACCACGTTTTTATCGCCAAAGGCAGCTAAAGCCTTGCGTTTCCACCGGCTTACCCAAATAAATATAATAATGAGAACCGGGATAAGTGCCAGTCCCCATAAAAACTCGATATGTGCAAAACGTAACATAGCTTAGGTAAGGGCTCCTTTAAATAATGTGTTTTTTAATACAAACTCCAGCAGTAACAACAGCAGGGCAATGGCCGCAAAGGGCAAAAACATCTCGGTTTTTTTGCGGTACTGGGTTACATCAATCTTGGCTTTTTCCAACTGGTCTATCTTAGCATAAATAGCCTTGAGGGTTTCGTTATTGGTGGCCCTGAAATACTGCCCGCCCGTGGTTTGTGCTATTTTAGTAAGCGTAGGCTCATCAATATCAACCGGCATGCGCTGGTAAACAATTTCGCCGGTTTGGGTTTGCATGGGGTATGGCGCGGTGCCATGCGTACCCAGGCCAACGGTATAAACTCTAATGCCAAATTGCTTTGCAATTTCGGCAGCGGTAACGGGCGGTATTGAGCCGGTGTTGTTTACACCATCCGTTAATAAAATAATTACCTTGCTTTTTGCCTGGCTATCTTTTAAACGGTTAACGGCGGTGGCAAGGCCCATGCCAATGGCGGTACCATCTTCAATCATTCCGTTTTTTATATCCTGGAAAAGGTTAATCAGCACATCATGATCTATAGTAAGCGGGCACTGTGTAAAGCTTTCGCCACTAAAAATAACCAAACCAATGCGATCATCCGGACGGCCCTTTATAAAATCGATAGCTATTTGCTTACCGGCTTCAAGGCGGTTGGGCTTAAAATCTTCGGCAAGCATACTGCCCGATATATCCGACGCTATTACAATATCAATACCCTCGGTACTGGTATTTTGCCAGCTTAAGCTTGACTGTGGCCTGGCCATTGCAACCACCAGCGCGGCCAGTGCCAGGCAGCGCAATACAATACCCGTGTGCCTAAATTTTGGCAACCAGCTATTGGCGTGCTTTTTAAAACCCTGCAAAGTAGGCATACTAAGGTTACCTTGCTGCCTTTGCGGTTTATATACATACCAAACCACCATAAGCGGAATGATGACGAACAGCCAGAAAAACCCCGGCTGCGCAAATTCTATCTGTTTAAACCAGGCCATCGCTCTCTCCTTCTTTAATAATGGTTGGCGCGGGTTTCAATTGCGTTTTCACTACAAAATCAATAGCGTTGTTTATGCTGTGTTCGTTTTCGGCGGCAAGCGGTTTTTCTTTGGCAAACTTCACCAGATCAGACAGTACCAATACCTGCTTCAGCATGGCACGCTCGGGCTCGGTAATATCCATATAGCGCAGGCTGGCCAAAATCTCGTCGGTTGTTTGTTCGTTTGCGCTAATGCTGTACCGTTTTTCAAGGTAATGGCGCATTACATCGCTTATTTGGCTATGGTATTCCTTTATCCTATCCTGCTGCCAAAGTTTTTGTTCGCGCAAAGCATACAGTTTATCGAGGGCAATTACGTGGGCAGGTTTTTCGGGCTCGGCAGGTTTAACAAATACCGGCTTTTTTGGCCGCTTACGCAGATACCAAATAACCGCGGCAATTACCAAAACGGCCAGCAAGGGGAAGGCTATTTTGGGCGAATTATCTTTTAGCCACTCCTGCCACGAGTAGGCAACGGCTATGGGTTGCTTAATATCATAAACGCCCTTGGTGGTATCAACCGCTACGGGGCTAATGGTTAAAACCAGTTCGGGGGTTTTAAAAACACCGGTTTTGGTTTTAAGCTCGTACTGCGGTATTACATACTGGCCGGTATCAAAGGAAGTGATGGTATAACTCCTGTCGATGGTTTCTATCGTGATGTCGTTTTTATCAAAGCTGGTATCGGGCTTGTTTACGCTCACTATTTGCACTTTAGCGCGTATGCTATCGGCCAGTTTTGGGAAACTCACACTATCCTTGGCATTAAAACGGATGCTGAGGTGCAGTGTGGTTTGATCGCCCAGGGGTATGGTAGATTTTTCAAGATGGGCATCAACCTGTACGGCTTGTGCGCGGGCCTGTAAAAAGCTGCCCGCGGTTAATATTAAAGCTATTAAATATTTAAAATACTGGTTCATCTTCAACGTCTGCTTTCCCGCTTTTTAAATAATGTCATTAAAGGTTTAACGTAATTTTCGTGGGTGCCAATGTCACCAAAATCAACTCCGCTGCGCTTAAAGGTTTCCTTAATGCCGGCGTTGCGGCGCAGGGCGTCAGCCTTAAAGGCGTTGCGCACCTCGGGGTTGGCGGTGTTTACCCATTGTATAGCACCGGTTTCCTCGTCTTGCACTGGTATGAGGCCCATGTTGGGGAACTCTTCTTCGTGCCGGTCGTACAGTCTGAGTGCTATAATATCGTGTTTTTTGTTGGCTATTTTGAGCTGATCTTCAAAAGCCGGACTAATAAAATCGGATATGATAAAGGCCGTGCTGCGCTTTTTAATGGCACTGGTTAGGTACTTTAAAGCTTCGGCTACGTTGGTGCCTTTGTTGGCGGGTGTAAAATCAATCAATTCGCGAATAATCATCAGGATATGGCTGCGGCCCTTTTTTGGCGGGATAAACTTTTCTATCTTATCGCTAAAAAATATAACGCCTACCTTATCGTTATTCTGTATCGCCGAAAAGGCCAGCACGGCGCATAACTCGGTTGCCACATCCTGCTTTTGCTGATTGATGGTGCCAAAGTTTTCGGACCCGGATACATCCATCAATATCATCAGTGTTAACTCGCGTTCCTCGTCAAAAACCTTAACATAGGGGTGGTTAAAGCGTGCGGTAACGTTCCAGTCTATGGTGCGTATCTCGTCGCCAATCTGGTATTCGCGCACTTCGCTAAAGGCCATACCGCGCCCCTTAAAGGCAGAGTGGTACTCGCCCGAAAACAGGTGATTGCTCAACCCCCGGGTTTTGATCTCTATTTTGCGTACTTTTTTTAAAAGGTCTTTGGTATCTTTTGGCATTTGTTTGATTTCTCTCTTTTCAACCCCTGTCATTGCGAGCGATAGTGTGGCAACCGTACGTTAGGCCGGGCCGCTATGCAGTGCGAATATGCCTCTGTGCGGTTGCTTCGTTCCTCGCAATGACAGGCCTTTTATTTTAACACTTGTCATTGCGAGCGATAGCGTGGCAACCGCACATAAGCTGGTCCGCTTTGTATGGCGAATATGCCTCCGTGCGGTTGCTTCGTTCCTCGCAATGACATAGTTTTTTATTTGCTTCGCTGTCTTATCTTGCTTCCTGATTCTCGCTTCCTGACTCTTCTTCCTTACGGTACTTCCACCGCGTTCAATATCCCGGTTACAATATCTTCCTGGGTAATGTTTTCGGCTTCGGCTTCGTAGCTCAGGCCAATGCGGTGGCGCAATACATCGTGGCAAACGGCGCGCACATCTTCGGGGATAACGTAGCCCCTGCGTTTGATGAACGCATAAGCCTTGGCGGCCAGTGCCAGGTTGATGCTTGCCCGTGGCGATGCACCGTAGCTGATGAGGTTTTTATAATTACCGAGCTTATACTGATCGGGAAAGCGGGTGGCGAAAACGATGTCGATAATGTATTGCTCTATCTTTTCGTCCATATAAACCTCGCGCACCACTTTGCGGGCGCGGATAATATCTTCGGGCTTAATAACCGCGTTTGGCTTTAACATGCCCGTTGGCGATATATTGGCGCGGATGATGCGTTTCTCGTCTTCCTTATTAGGGTAGCCTATTACTACCTTGAGCATAAACCTATCCACCTGTGCTTCGGGCAGCGGATAGGTACCTTCCTGTTCAATTGGGTTTTGGGTAGCCAGCACCAAAAACGGCGTTGGCAGCGGGAAGGTATTATCGCCAATGGTTACCTGGCGCTCTTGCATGGCTTCCAGCAGGGCACTTTGTACCTTGGCGGGAGCGCGGTTAATTTCATCGGCCAAAATAAAATTGCTGAACAGCGGGCCCTTGCGCACAATAAATTCTTCCTTTTTTTGGTTGTATATCATGGTGCCCAGTAAATCGGCGGGCAGCAAATCGGGCGTAAACTGTATGCGGCTAAAATCGGCCTGTATGCATTTGCTCAGCGTGTTAATGGCCAGTGTTTTAGCCAAACCGGGAACACCTTCCAGCAAAATATGCCCATCGGCCAGTAAACCAATAAGCAGGCGCTCTACCATGTACTTTTGCCCTACAATTACCTTATCCATCTCCATCTTCAGGATGTCGATAAAAGCACTTTCCTGCTGTATCATTTCGTTAAGGGCGCGGATATCTGTTGATTGCGACGATACCACCGGCGCTGCCTGCTGAACGTACTGACTGTTGCTATTTGTTTCTTCCATATCTCCGGGTAAAAATTATTTCGGTGGGCAAATTTAAGGCATGGGCAATTTCACACAAGGGATATGTTAAATTAATTTGTTAAAAAATGTTAAATGGTGGTTTTAGGGTTGCGGATATGGTATCCCGGTTACCCGGTTACTTAGGTGGAAACCGAGTAACGACTAAACTACAGGAAATAGGAATGGCTTAATTGCTTTGTCCAAACTCAGCTTTATTAAATTTAATAAGCTGGTCATTCAACAAACTATCCTTTTTTAGGTCAGGGTGGGAGTTGACGTAATCAATAGCATCGTAAGGCGACAAATATTCGGGGCCAAATTTTTTTGAAATAAAATTAGTTCCCAAAATTTCACAATAAGCCCGCAAAAGTGATGATTTATCTTTGTACCGTGTAAAGATGAATGGGCCGTCTCTTAATTCAAAGTCATCGTGATAAGTAGCGTGTTCGAAAACTGCAAGTTTTAAAAAAATCAACAAAACATATTTTTCATATTCAACATTTATAACACTTTTATTCAATATACCAATAACACTGCAAGGCGGCGCGGGAAGTTGAATACCAGTGAAGCTTGCTGACCTGTTTTTGGCAACAGGCTGATAATTTATTGCGAAACGTTTAAGAGGGATCATGTTTATACCAGCCACCCTCCTATTACATAGATATACCAGTAAACAAAAACACATTACACCCAATAAAATGCCTTTTTGTTTTTTCATAGCAGCTCTGGTTAGTTCTATAAATATATTTGTTTTTATATTTATTGGCGCAAGCATTTTAATGGCAAAAAAACGTGCCTGAGGGGTAATGATTAAACTACGGGGAACGGTAATTGTGACATCGGTAATTGGCGAGACAATGTCGCATCATGGAATTGCATAACTGGATAAAATATACTTTTGCTATAGTCGGAGACTACAGGCATAATGCATTCGAAGTCGGAGACTTCGAATAGCGAATTCGAATAGCTACGAAGAAATTTTGTTGTTCGAAGTCTCTGACTTTGAAACTATTATGCATGTAGTCTCCGACTACAGTAAAAGTAACACACCTAACTACGGAAGGCCCCGTCATTGAGCCATCCAACAAAACAAAATTGAGCTTTATACCAAAGTTTAGCTTACAATTTAACTGCACCTTTGTTGTGCAGTTAAACACAACAAAAAAATGAAAAACACTAAAAAAGTAATATTGGTTACAGGCGCATCGGCAGGTATGGGGTTAGAAATGGCTAAGGAGCTTTTGCACGATGGGCACACCGTTTATGGTGCCGCCCGCCGGGTTAACCGTATGGACGGCATTAAAGCCTTGGGCGTTAAAATAATACCGCTTGATGTTACCAGCGAGGCCAGCATGGTTGCCGCCATTAATCAAATTATTACTGCCGAGGGCCGTATAGATGTGCTGATAAACAACGCCGGTTTCGGCTCCTACGGGCCTATCGAAAATGTTTCTATAGCCGATGCAAAATACCAGTTGGATGTTAATGTTTTTGGTGCAGCCAGGTTAATGCAATTGGTTTTGCCGCACATGCGGAGCCGGCAATATGGGCGCATCATCAACATATCGTCTATAGGTGGTAAGTTTGCTACCGCGCTGGGCGGCTGGTACCATGCCAGCAAGTTTGCTTTAGAGGCTTTGAGCGATAGCCTGCGCAACGAGGTGGAGCAGTTTGGTATTGATGTGGTGGTTATTGAACCCGGCGGCGTAAAAAGCGAATGGAGCAGTATTGCTGCCGATAACCTTAAAAAAAATACCGGCAATATGGTTTATAATAGCCTGATGGATAGGTTTGATGCTGCCATTAAAAAAACGCAGGCCAATAACGCCGAGCCTATTGTTATTGTTAATTTGGTGCGCAAGGCCATTGCGGCTAAAAAACCTAAAACACGCTATTCGGGCGGGTATATGGCCAAAGCGGCTTTGTTTATGCGCAAGATACTGCCCGACCGCCTTTTTGATAAAATGCTGATGAGCCAGTTAAAATAATGGGCTATATTTAGCATTTTAAAATGGAACATAACAGCCATATACAGCTCAACAACTTGCTTTATGCCTGCGTTGCGCAAAAGCAGCGGGGCCATGAGCAATTTATAAACGAGCATGCCATTGGCTATGTGATGGCCGGCGAAACACACCTGCAAACCAATAACGGACTGCTTATTATGAAGGCAGGTACTATGGGTTTGGTGCGGCGCAATCAGCTCATTAAATCGGTAAAAATACCGCCGCCGGGGGGCGAGTTTAAGTCGGTTAATATATTTTTAGATCAAAATTTTTTGAGGCGCTATAGTGCGGATAACAAACTGCCGCCTGCCCAAAAATACAGCGGCGATATGTTGGTTGAGCTTCCGCCCGACCCGTTTTTGAAGGGTTACTTTGATTCGCTGCTACCCTATTTTAACCAGGGCAAGCCTATAAAACCCGCCATGGCCGAACTTAAAACCTTAGAAGCCATTGAACTGCTGCTAACCCTCAACCCCCGGTTTAACGATTTTTTGTTTGACTTTAGCGAACCACACAAAATTGACCTTGAAGCCTACATGAACCAAAATTACATGTACAACGTGCCTTCGGCGCAGTTTGCGCGACTTACGGGGCGCAGCCTGGCCGGCTTTAAGCGCGATTTTGAAAAAACATTTAAAACATCGCCGGGCCAATGGCTGCAACAAAAACGGCTTAACGAGGCTTACTATCAAATTAAGCAAATGGGCCAAAAGCCATCGGAAGTGTACCTTAATGTGGGGTTCGAAAACCTATCGCATTTTTCGTATGTGTTTAAAAAGGCTTTTGGCATTGCACCTTCCATGATATAAAATTTGCGCTTATGGCTTTAATACGTTCGTTGTTTTTCTTTGTAATTGCCGGCTTGCTCGAAATTGGCGGCGGCTACCTAATATGGCTTTGGCTAAAGC includes:
- a CDS encoding tetratricopeptide repeat protein, which encodes MKKLLLVILLMLPAFALFAQKEKADIRKGNQLYQEQKYKEAEEAYKNGVAKKDQSIEANFNLGDAQYKQKNFTGAQAQFTKIAQSANNKNVAAQAYYNLGNSLLQSKKLEESIDAYKKALINNPKDDQTRYNLAYAQKMLQKQKDQDKKNKDNKDNKDNKNQDKNKQDQNKDNKDNKDQDKKDQDKNKQDQDKKDQDKKDQDKKDQQSGQPKMNKEDAERMLEALNNQEKQTQDKLKNKKLKGVKGNITKDW
- a CDS encoding tetratricopeptide repeat protein, with the protein product MMKRITYLLLLLALPLISLANSETDALFAKANNQYSKAKYKDAVQTYQSILSNGYQSAAVYFNLGNAYYKLGDIPSALLYYEKAHKLNPGDDDINFNIQLTTLKTTDKIDAAPDLFLTKWWQAFVLCCSVTTLGWLSVLFFIAGFGVLIVYLFAATVSLKRGTFYTSMALLFLGLLSILMAANQVHYFTSHQQAIVFSNSVTVKSEPEKAAKTLFVIHEGTKVDVLENTNGWLRVKLLNGNDGWILPADVKEI
- a CDS encoding vWA domain-containing protein, coding for MAWFKQIEFAQPGFFWLFVIIPLMVVWYVYKPQRQQGNLSMPTLQGFKKHANSWLPKFRHTGIVLRCLALAALVVAMARPQSSLSWQNTSTEGIDIVIASDISGSMLAEDFKPNRLEAGKQIAIDFIKGRPDDRIGLVIFSGESFTQCPLTIDHDVLINLFQDIKNGMIEDGTAIGMGLATAVNRLKDSQAKSKVIILLTDGVNNTGSIPPVTAAEIAKQFGIRVYTVGLGTHGTAPYPMQTQTGEIVYQRMPVDIDEPTLTKIAQTTGGQYFRATNNETLKAIYAKIDQLEKAKIDVTQYRKKTEMFLPFAAIALLLLLLEFVLKNTLFKGALT
- a CDS encoding proline dehydrogenase family protein, whose translation is MLIQNNTDPREGNPLSFENTEVAFRHTSNSDLNRAWWLFKLININFLVKIGPPITNFFLNIHLPIKGLIRATIFKQFCGGETIAECNGTISNLAQGGVGTILDYSVEGEDEEAVFDETCQEIISTINRANGDKSIPLTVFKVTGVGRFALLEKLDAKLPLSPAEQDEWKKVEQRVTLICKKAFDLGIPVMIDAEESWIQNTIDDLALAMMGVFNLKKPIVYNTYQMYRHDKLVSLTDDHHTAVGLGFILGAKLVRGAYMEKERKRAAEMGYPSPIQRTKQATDDDYNAALHYCVANIAGIAIVAGTHNEDSCRLLADLLDEYKVNHNHPHIYFSQLLGMSDNLSFNLANTQYNVAKYVPYGPVKAVLPYLFRRAQENTAIAGQMSRELSLITKEKQRRNN
- a CDS encoding AAA family ATPase; the encoded protein is MEETNSNSQYVQQAAPVVSSQSTDIRALNEMIQQESAFIDILKMEMDKVIVGQKYMVERLLIGLLADGHILLEGVPGLAKTLAINTLSKCIQADFSRIQFTPDLLPADLLGTMIYNQKKEEFIVRKGPLFSNFILADEINRAPAKVQSALLEAMQERQVTIGDNTFPLPTPFLVLATQNPIEQEGTYPLPEAQVDRFMLKVVIGYPNKEDEKRIIRANISPTGMLKPNAVIKPEDIIRARKVVREVYMDEKIEQYIIDIVFATRFPDQYKLGNYKNLISYGASPRASINLALAAKAYAFIKRRGYVIPEDVRAVCHDVLRHRIGLSYEAEAENITQEDIVTGILNAVEVP
- a CDS encoding DUF58 domain-containing protein, with amino-acid sequence MPKDTKDLLKKVRKIEIKTRGLSNHLFSGEYHSAFKGRGMAFSEVREYQIGDEIRTIDWNVTARFNHPYVKVFDEERELTLMILMDVSGSENFGTINQQKQDVATELCAVLAFSAIQNNDKVGVIFFSDKIEKFIPPKKGRSHILMIIRELIDFTPANKGTNVAEALKYLTSAIKKRSTAFIISDFISPAFEDQLKIANKKHDIIALRLYDRHEEEFPNMGLIPVQDEETGAIQWVNTANPEVRNAFKADALRRNAGIKETFKRSGVDFGDIGTHENYVKPLMTLFKKRESRR
- a CDS encoding vWA domain-containing protein, with translation MLRFAHIEFLWGLALIPVLIIIFIWVSRWKRKALAAFGDKNVVKLMMPQVSISKPWLKFTLFIIAYGLLLIGAADPQIGSKMEEVKRKGADIMILLDVSNSMLSQDLSPNRLENAKQAISQLIDNLHDDRIGIIVFAGQAYVQLPITTDYSAAKLFLNTINTNMVPTQGTAIGAAIDMGMQSFDFKNGMGKAMIVITDGENHEDDAVSAANRARDKDVTIHVVGVGSAEGAPIPIIKDGKQAGFHTDSAGKVVVSKLDENMGKEIAAAGNGAYVRATNASSGLSIIMDQINKMERKAYDSKSFRDFEDRFQILLALAFILLVIEFFISNRKSVTLSKLKLFEVKEEVKV
- a CDS encoding BatD family protein, yielding MNIKKYIFILLLCCTGSVWGQSFTASVSKSQVATGEVFEVQFTLNASGGSYTQPSFGGLQVVGGPNESTSMESVNGSMSQSVSIGYDLVASKEGTYTIGSATVVSNGKTLSTRPITVKVIKGSPQQQQQQGGQGQQAGPDNSIGAAASGDMAKNVFIRAVVDKKNVYLGEQITVTYRLYTRVGLVGNSFDKAPDLNGFWSQDIKAAQQNTPWKTEMYQGQRYNAADIKQTILFPQRDGNLIIDPLTMSFVARKAMPARDIMEQMFGGRYEDVKVKASSPPVTIHVKPLPEAGKPAGFTGAVGVFKVAASVDKKELKANEALNYQLKITGSGNIKLLKDANINPPADFEKYDPKITDTITETERGVSGSRLLTYLLIPRHQGNYTIEPVPFSYFNPATGRYVSLATPAFAIKVNKGVDAGGNVTSLSPADQRDIKMLSKDIRYIKTSGPDVYKNGEMFFGSAGYYLLLLLGPLAFAGAFAYRRYNEQQNSDVVKVKNRRAAKLAAKHMANAQHELQAGNTKAFYEAVSRGLYGYLSDKLNIPAADLNQENIAAELKNRSVDDALIQKLLNTLNLCEMARFAPVSGVSQQDVFNGAKSTINDIETHV